CGCAGGTGGCCGGACAGGGCGGGGGCGTGCGACAGCGCCTGCGCGGTCTCGTCGCGCAGCGCGGACACGGGCGCAAGGAGGTCCGTATCGTCGGGCTGCGCGGCGGAGACGATCCGCGCCAGGAGCTGCGGCAGGCGCGCGAGTGCGGCATAGCCGAGCACCGCGCCCGCCTGAAGGTCGAGCGCAGCTGTCGGGCCACTGCCAACGCTGCTGTCTGCCATACCGATTCCGCCTGTTGGACGCGCTGCGAGTGTGGCCTAAAAAAAATGGCATTTCAAGAATTTGTCGATATTCGGCATTATCCTTGCTATTGTTGCTTTTTACGATGATCTACGTAGTTCCAATAACGTTGTCGTTCAGTCGTTTATGTCACACTTTTTGGGCAGATAGTTGTACCGATAGCAATGTCTTTGGCGCCGTCTGTCAGCCGGACCGGCCTGGCTGCGTTAGGCACCGCCCATTGGTGCGGCGGGCGGGCTCGCACGCGGTGCCAGACAGGCGCCGGCACCGCTATGATCGCGATCTATTTACCCAGGCTCGAGGCAATAGCGATGAAGGTTTTGGTTACCGGCGGCGGCGGATTCCTGGGCAAGGCCATCTGCAAGCAGCTGGTCGCGGGCGGGCATTCGGTACGCGCGCTCAACCGGCATTCGTATCCCGAGCTGGATGCCCTCGGCGTGGAACAGTGCGTGGGTGACCTGCGCGAACTCGACACGGTCAGCCGCGCCGTCGAGGGCTGCGACGCGGTCATCCACACGGCCGCCAAGGCCGGCGCGTGGGGTCCGCTGGTCGAGTACTACGAGATCAATGTGCGCGGCACGGACAACATTCTCGCCGCCTGCGAGATCCACCGCGTCAACAAGCTTGTCTATACGTCCAGCCCGAGCGTCGTGCACAACGGGCCGGACCTGAACGGGGTGAATGAGTCCGTTCCCTACGCCACCCACTTCCTGGCCCACTATCCGCAGACCAAGGCGATGGCCGAGCAGCGCGTGCTGGCCGCCAATTCCCCCGCCCTGGCCACCGTCGCGCTGCGGCCGCACCTGATCTGGGGACCGGGCGACCCGCACCTCCTGCCGCGCATCCTCGACCGGGTCAAGAAGGGCCGCCTTCGCTTCATCGGCGATACGCCGAAGAAGATCGACACCGTGTATGTCGACAATGCGGCCGAGGCCCACGTGCTGGCGCTGCAGCGCCTGGAACCCGGCTCGCCGATCGCGGGCAAGGTCTATTTCATTACCCAGGGTGAGCCGATCACGACGGAGGCCATGGTCAACAGCCTGCTCAAGGCCGCCGGGCTGCCCGCGGAATCGCGGCGCATTTCCCTGGATTTCGCGCGCTTTCTCGGACGCAATCTGGAGCGGATCTGGAAGCTCCTGCGCCTGCGGTCCGAGCCGCCGCTGACGCGCTTCATCGTCGAGCAGCTGGCCAGCGCACACTGGTTCAACATCGCCAGTGCGCGGCGTGACCTCGGCTACGCACCGCGGGTGAGCACCAATGAAGGACTGGCGCGGGTTTCCGAGCACCTGGCGCGAGCGCGCATGAGCCAGCGCAAGGGCTAGCGGGCGTCGGCTCGTCTAGCCGCGCCAGCCGGCGAAGCCGGTCCATGCCGCCGCCACGACCAGCACCATCCCGGCGCCGCGCATCAAGCCCAGCGCCGCGGCGGGTCGCGCCGCCAGCCAGCGACGCGAGCCCGC
This genomic stretch from Tahibacter amnicola harbors:
- a CDS encoding NAD-dependent epimerase/dehydratase family protein, which encodes MKVLVTGGGGFLGKAICKQLVAGGHSVRALNRHSYPELDALGVEQCVGDLRELDTVSRAVEGCDAVIHTAAKAGAWGPLVEYYEINVRGTDNILAACEIHRVNKLVYTSSPSVVHNGPDLNGVNESVPYATHFLAHYPQTKAMAEQRVLAANSPALATVALRPHLIWGPGDPHLLPRILDRVKKGRLRFIGDTPKKIDTVYVDNAAEAHVLALQRLEPGSPIAGKVYFITQGEPITTEAMVNSLLKAAGLPAESRRISLDFARFLGRNLERIWKLLRLRSEPPLTRFIVEQLASAHWFNIASARRDLGYAPRVSTNEGLARVSEHLARARMSQRKG